Proteins from a genomic interval of Phyllopteryx taeniolatus isolate TA_2022b chromosome 3, UOR_Ptae_1.2, whole genome shotgun sequence:
- the vamp5 gene encoding vesicle-associated membrane protein 5 isoform X2 — MNGKSRLQQVQEDAEEVKDIMLDNLNKAEERSEKLGDLEDRADELLRQSKAFEKKSNQVKEKTRWKNKKVKIMLIAVVVVVALVVVGLIIFATST; from the exons AATGGGAAAAGCCGATTGCAGCAGGTCCAGGAGGATGCGGAAGAGGTGAAGGACATCATGCTGGACAATCTGAACAAGGCGGAAGAGCGATCTGAAAAACTGGGTGACCTGGAGGACAGAGCTGATGAGCTGCTAAGACAG AGTAAAGCCTTCGAAAAGAAATCCAACCAAGTGAAGGAAAAAACAAGATGGAAAAACAAGAAGGTGAAAATCATGTTAATTGCAGTTGTAGTTGTCGTGGCCCTCGTCGTAGTTGGACTCATCATCTTTGCCACTTCAACATAG
- the vamp5 gene encoding vesicle-associated membrane protein 5 isoform X1: MQNGKSRLQQVQEDAEEVKDIMLDNLNKAEERSEKLGDLEDRADELLRQSKAFEKKSNQVKEKTRWKNKKVKIMLIAVVVVVALVVVGLIIFATST; the protein is encoded by the exons CAGAATGGGAAAAGCCGATTGCAGCAGGTCCAGGAGGATGCGGAAGAGGTGAAGGACATCATGCTGGACAATCTGAACAAGGCGGAAGAGCGATCTGAAAAACTGGGTGACCTGGAGGACAGAGCTGATGAGCTGCTAAGACAG AGTAAAGCCTTCGAAAAGAAATCCAACCAAGTGAAGGAAAAAACAAGATGGAAAAACAAGAAGGTGAAAATCATGTTAATTGCAGTTGTAGTTGTCGTGGCCCTCGTCGTAGTTGGACTCATCATCTTTGCCACTTCAACATAG